A single Desulfovibrio piger DNA region contains:
- a CDS encoding ABC transporter substrate-binding protein translates to MFVSSILSRLAVAGIAVLGLCSVSVAGELPAFKTGFIFTTHHSPFQVAASRGEAFRDLGVYLKPLVERESYELVKDGKPIAILDLVVAKSGSETATLFAQKHLDMGIASITAIMAGIDKGTPMKIVCPLQTEGMALVVPRDSSLTSWESLLQRVKESKEPVKIGFHSPTSAPKIVLEGALVKAGLKVTLDPSDSKADVLLVDLKETSNLLASLTAGQVEAVVGPSPFPEVAQTRGIGKVLVNLGELPPAGQWANFPCCVGVASEEMIAKHPEVVRAFVALISRVGAWCNAHPQQAGEIAAQWIGLPPEAGRKSSLVFLGSFSDSWLRGADTYLRILDSMNKFSGSLRHKTMEQARPLLLDESFLDSGK, encoded by the coding sequence ATGTTCGTTTCGTCCATCCTGAGCAGGCTGGCCGTGGCCGGCATCGCTGTGCTGGGACTGTGTTCCGTGTCCGTTGCCGGTGAACTGCCGGCTTTCAAGACCGGTTTCATCTTCACCACCCACCATTCCCCATTTCAGGTAGCGGCATCACGGGGCGAGGCCTTCCGTGACCTGGGCGTCTATTTGAAACCCCTTGTGGAACGTGAGAGCTATGAGCTCGTCAAGGACGGCAAACCCATTGCCATCCTCGATCTGGTCGTGGCCAAGAGCGGTTCCGAGACCGCCACGCTTTTTGCCCAGAAGCATCTGGACATGGGCATCGCCTCCATCACGGCCATCATGGCCGGTATCGACAAGGGAACGCCCATGAAGATCGTCTGCCCTCTGCAGACGGAAGGTATGGCGCTGGTGGTGCCCAGGGATTCTTCCCTGACCAGCTGGGAAAGCCTGCTGCAGCGCGTGAAAGAAAGCAAGGAACCTGTCAAAATCGGCTTCCATTCGCCTACCAGCGCCCCCAAGATCGTGCTGGAAGGCGCGCTGGTCAAAGCCGGGCTCAAGGTGACGCTTGATCCTTCGGACAGCAAGGCCGACGTCCTGCTGGTGGACCTGAAGGAGACCAGCAACCTGCTGGCTTCTCTGACCGCCGGGCAGGTGGAAGCTGTTGTCGGTCCTTCTCCTTTTCCTGAAGTGGCCCAGACCCGCGGCATCGGCAAGGTGCTGGTCAATCTGGGCGAACTGCCCCCCGCCGGGCAGTGGGCCAACTTCCCCTGCTGTGTGGGGGTGGCTTCTGAAGAGATGATCGCCAAGCATCCCGAAGTCGTCCGGGCCTTCGTGGCCCTGATCTCCCGCGTGGGGGCCTGGTGCAATGCCCATCCCCAGCAGGCCGGTGAGATCGCCGCCCAGTGGATCGGTCTGCCGCCCGAAGCCGGGCGCAAGTCCAGCCTTGTGTTCCTGGGCAGCTTCAGTGACAGCTGGCTGCGCGGCGCGGATACCTATCTGCGTATCCTGGACAGCATGAACAAGTTCAGCGGCAGCCTGCGTCACAAGACCATGGAACAGGCCCGGCCCCTGCTGCTCGACGAATCCTTCCTTGATAGCGGAAAATAG
- a CDS encoding PEP/pyruvate-binding domain-containing protein, translating to MAKTAATKKEESPEAIRKKLVLTGADIVAIGEEAELLVGGKNYNTALISQIEGIQAPYFRAISSFAFHKVLDETKVTGRIVRAVVDREYGRIDWNDPEINQDPDFLQKFVRQLGKQIHDAAAAEGDQSHTKLRTFINTIVEGFATSPEGIDQLRKRSVMVQAAILSVDLPQDVDEAVRGAYLSICNENGDDMTPVAVRSSAAGEDSRKKAFAGLQDTYLNMVGPARVVEAYHWDCASAYNLRSMTYRREAILDAIARAEETGDEAIAVNAKQEWAIENTSLSVCMMQMINPVISGTAFSADTSTGCRGTSRKDLVSIDTSYGLGEAVVGGKVTPDKLYVFQRDDGSEVVIRQMGCKDMKIVYDERGGTREVPVPELEALRWALSLSQAERVAKGVRAVSKAYGGMIMDTEFCIDANDKLWFVQARPETRWNEELELHPTTIFMRRREVDAKAAATAEVLVEGNGASRGAGHGTVRFLRSALELNKVAKGDVLAAERTDPDMVPGMRVASAIMADVGGDTSHAAITSRELGIAAVIGIQRLDVLRALDGVEVTVDGTRGRVYRGLLPLREVGGEMDVAQLPVTKTKVGLVLADVGQALFLSRLREFPQFEVGLLRAEFMLGNISIHPQALEAFDNGELEDVVQGKLRELEDNLSKVLREQMAAGLIVFNFNLREYVAEVTGLSAEVAALVDTDRSLSAEEVLLQHRKMRELDHKIDQHLEMASRRLEILKTSVDLADHVRIIMGYDDELALLSPSDPESAKRIAEIEASVEEHVKRIKDLPVVTSLLGNIARLREEVSLRGGLKKEMDDVRDLPNKIRSIIKSRGFRTGKEHYVQTLAQNLALFAMAFYGKTIVYRTTDFKSNEYRNLLGGNLFEHHEDNPMLGYRGVSRNIHDWEIEAFKLARGVYGGSNLQMMLPFVRTLEEARSMRTYLSQVHKLTSGQDGLRIIQMSEIPSNAILAKEFIQEFDGFSIGSNDMTQMVLATDRDNARLGHIYDEEDPAVVWAILVSIFTGQKYGKKVGFCGQGISNSVILRGLVAIAGIVSASVVPDTYFQTVFDIAAVEAENIPTSKLGEWLGKQHHQRLAKLMEEAGYGHILKKYTLPQDIQEWYEGELQRRHEQLREHLDTPKESFYRTELESFRSMFHKPVIYATWDWSSTVEDALHQAGFASFEEQAAALEEYRKIKF from the coding sequence ATGGCCAAAACGGCTGCCACTAAGAAAGAGGAATCCCCGGAAGCTATCCGCAAAAAGTTGGTGCTGACCGGTGCCGACATCGTGGCGATCGGCGAAGAAGCCGAGCTGCTTGTGGGTGGCAAGAACTACAACACGGCCCTCATCAGCCAGATAGAAGGTATCCAGGCGCCTTATTTCCGCGCCATCTCTTCGTTCGCCTTCCACAAGGTGCTGGATGAGACCAAGGTTACCGGGCGTATCGTTCGCGCGGTCGTCGACCGCGAGTACGGCCGTATCGACTGGAATGATCCCGAAATCAACCAGGACCCCGACTTCCTGCAGAAGTTCGTCCGCCAGCTCGGCAAGCAGATCCACGACGCTGCCGCTGCGGAAGGGGACCAGTCCCACACCAAGCTGCGGACCTTCATCAACACCATCGTGGAAGGTTTCGCCACTTCTCCTGAAGGTATCGACCAGCTGCGCAAACGCTCCGTCATGGTGCAGGCCGCCATCCTTTCCGTGGATCTTCCCCAGGATGTGGATGAGGCCGTGCGCGGCGCGTACCTTTCCATCTGCAACGAGAACGGCGACGACATGACCCCCGTGGCCGTGCGTTCTTCGGCTGCCGGTGAGGACTCCCGCAAAAAAGCTTTTGCCGGCCTGCAGGATACCTACCTCAACATGGTGGGCCCGGCCAGGGTCGTGGAAGCCTATCATTGGGACTGTGCTTCCGCGTACAACCTGCGCTCCATGACATACCGCCGCGAGGCCATCCTGGATGCCATCGCCCGCGCCGAAGAGACCGGTGATGAAGCCATTGCCGTCAATGCCAAGCAGGAATGGGCCATCGAGAACACCTCGCTTTCCGTCTGCATGATGCAGATGATCAACCCCGTGATCTCCGGTACGGCCTTCTCGGCCGATACGTCCACCGGCTGCCGCGGGACCTCCCGCAAGGATCTGGTCAGCATCGACACCAGCTATGGCCTGGGTGAGGCTGTGGTGGGCGGCAAGGTGACCCCCGACAAACTGTATGTCTTCCAGCGCGATGACGGCAGTGAAGTGGTCATCCGCCAGATGGGCTGCAAGGACATGAAGATCGTCTATGACGAGCGTGGCGGTACCCGGGAAGTGCCCGTGCCCGAGCTGGAAGCCCTGCGCTGGGCCCTGTCCCTGAGCCAGGCCGAGCGCGTGGCCAAGGGCGTGCGCGCCGTGAGCAAGGCGTATGGCGGCATGATCATGGATACGGAATTCTGCATCGACGCCAACGACAAGCTGTGGTTCGTGCAGGCCCGTCCCGAGACCCGCTGGAACGAAGAGCTGGAACTGCATCCCACCACCATCTTCATGCGCCGTCGCGAAGTGGATGCCAAGGCTGCTGCCACCGCCGAAGTGCTGGTGGAAGGCAATGGCGCCTCCCGCGGTGCCGGTCACGGTACCGTGCGTTTCCTGCGCTCGGCCCTGGAACTGAACAAGGTCGCCAAGGGCGACGTGCTGGCTGCCGAACGTACCGACCCCGACATGGTGCCCGGCATGCGCGTGGCTTCCGCCATCATGGCCGACGTGGGGGGCGATACCAGCCACGCCGCCATCACTTCGCGTGAACTGGGCATCGCCGCCGTCATCGGTATCCAGCGTCTGGACGTGCTGCGCGCCCTGGATGGCGTGGAAGTGACCGTCGACGGTACCCGTGGCCGGGTGTATCGCGGTTTGCTGCCCCTGCGCGAAGTGGGCGGCGAGATGGACGTGGCCCAGCTGCCCGTCACCAAGACCAAGGTCGGTCTGGTGCTGGCGGACGTGGGCCAGGCCCTGTTCCTCTCCCGCCTGCGCGAGTTCCCGCAGTTCGAAGTGGGCCTGCTGCGCGCCGAGTTCATGCTGGGCAACATCAGCATCCATCCCCAGGCGCTGGAAGCCTTCGACAACGGGGAGCTGGAAGATGTGGTGCAGGGCAAGCTCAGGGAACTGGAAGACAACCTTTCCAAGGTCCTGCGCGAGCAGATGGCTGCTGGTCTCATCGTGTTCAACTTCAACCTGCGTGAATATGTGGCGGAAGTGACCGGCCTGAGCGCGGAAGTGGCCGCCCTGGTGGATACCGACCGCAGCCTCAGCGCCGAAGAAGTGCTGCTGCAGCACCGCAAGATGCGTGAGCTCGACCACAAGATCGACCAGCACCTGGAAATGGCTTCCCGCCGTCTGGAGATCCTCAAGACTTCCGTGGATCTGGCCGACCATGTGCGCATCATCATGGGCTACGACGACGAGCTGGCCCTGCTTTCGCCTTCCGATCCCGAATCGGCCAAGCGTATCGCCGAGATCGAAGCTTCGGTGGAAGAGCACGTGAAGCGCATCAAGGACCTGCCTGTAGTGACGTCGCTGCTGGGCAATATCGCCCGTCTGCGTGAGGAAGTGAGCCTGCGCGGCGGGTTGAAGAAGGAAATGGACGATGTGCGTGATCTGCCCAACAAGATCCGGTCCATCATCAAGTCCCGCGGCTTCCGCACCGGCAAGGAACACTATGTGCAGACGCTGGCGCAGAACCTGGCCCTGTTTGCCATGGCCTTCTACGGCAAGACCATCGTGTACCGTACCACGGACTTCAAGAGCAACGAATACCGCAACCTGCTGGGCGGCAACCTTTTTGAGCACCACGAAGACAACCCCATGCTGGGATACCGCGGTGTGTCCCGCAATATCCACGACTGGGAGATCGAGGCCTTCAAGCTGGCCCGCGGCGTGTACGGCGGCTCCAACCTGCAGATGATGCTGCCCTTCGTGCGTACCCTGGAAGAGGCCCGCTCCATGCGGACTTACCTGAGCCAGGTGCACAAGCTGACCAGCGGTCAGGACGGCCTGCGCATCATCCAGATGTCGGAGATCCCCTCCAACGCCATCCTGGCCAAGGAGTTCATCCAGGAATTCGACGGATTCTCCATCGGTTCAAACGACATGACCCAGATGGTCCTGGCTACGGACCGCGACAATGCCCGTCTGGGACACATCTATGATGAAGAAGACCCCGCCGTGGTCTGGGCCATTCTGGTCAGCATCTTCACCGGGCAGAAATACGGCAAGAAGGTGGGCTTCTGCGGCCAGGGCATCTCCAACAGTGTGATCCTGCGCGGCCTGGTGGCCATCGCCGGTATCGTTTCCGCTTCTGTGGTGCCGGATACCTACTTCCAGACCGTGTTCGACATCGCCGCTGTGGAAGCCGAGAACATCCCCACGTCCAAGCTGGGCGAATGGCTGGGCAAGCAGCATCACCAGCGCCTGGCCAAGCTGATGGAGGAGGCCGGTTACGGCCACATCCTGAAGAAGTACACGCTGCCCCAGGATATCCAGGAATGGTACGAAGGCGAGCTGCAGCGTCGTCATGAACAGCTGCGCGAACATCTGGATACGCCCAAGGAATCCTTCTACCGCACCGAGCTGGAAAGCTTCCGCTCCATGTTCCACAAGCCCGTCATCTACGCGACCTGGGACTGGAGCAGCACGGTGGAGGATGCGCTGCATCAGGCCGGTTTCGCTTCCTTCGAGGAGCAGGCCGCAGCTCTGGAAGAATACCGCAAGATCAAGTTCTGA
- a CDS encoding pyruvate carboxylase: MANKSFADVQEFLKGKVILVANRGIPARRICRSIRERFDAVAAMTATDVDKTAPSASTAQELILLGPDPRAYLDIDRIIDKARQRGVVGIHPGWGFASEDTRFPQRCKEAGITFIGATAEAMNLLGNKVQARAVARKLGIPVVPGSDGAVDIATARQLISEIGLPIMLKAEGGGGGRGIFAIHNEAELEDAFFKASTMAQASFGNPRLFVEKFLADVRHIEIQVIADMYGNVFAFDERDCTVQRNHQKLVEITPSPWPGMTRQLREQLKDYARRLVRAVGYHSLATVEFLVMPDGTPYMIEVNTRLQVEHGITECRYGIDLVEEQIAVAFGAELRYREENLRPSYCAMQVRINCENPQDNFTPNAGLITRYVSPGGPGVRLDSNISAGYEFPANYDSAGSLLIAYAHDWEKTLGIMDRALGEYIIGGIKTTIPFHRQILKHPLFRKGEINTNFVANHPELMQYRDVAPESERLARLVAEISAKGYNPHVQLGEYRSVTTPRLGVFDPVLPPISSQLRRQPSPYPQGDRRALLDFIRDSGYVHFTDTTPRDFTQSNSGNRFRLAEDRLIGPYLDNAGYFSIENGGGAHFHVAMLANMTYPFTEAKEWKSFAPKTLKQLLVRSTNVLGYTPQPRNLMRLTGEMICDHYEVVRCFDFLNHVENMRPIAEVVMDRKDVVFQPALSLSWAKGFDVEHYLGVTENILRMMADIMGADEKAAARSIILGLKDMAGVCPPRFMTALVTALRKRWPELVLHYHRHCTDGLFIPSCGAAAKAGAHIIDVGLGSAVRSYGQGDVLATVAYMEDELGLKCNLNKDAIRDANFVCKQIMPYYDRYCSPYFKGIDYDVTRHGMPGGATSSSQEGAMKQGYIHLLPYMLKFLEGTRQIVRYHDVTPGSQITWNTAFLAVTGAWKRGGEEEVRFLLEVLNEVTRTPESELSSEMRKARLNIYQDCNDAFRKLLLGKFGRLPLGFPADWVYESAFGSEWKSAIANRTEASPLESLPDVNLAAEEAACTELLKRKPTKEEFVLYLNHPADALKTMQFRMQYGDPNNLPLHVWFEGLKPGQDLYFNDRSGKPHHLLLLSISRPNDAGVVICRYVLDSEIMSCEVQVAQPTGQKSKGLTMADPANKYHVASPSNGDLWVMYVHPGDIVKAGEELFNVSIMKQEKAVLAPVDGVVKRVLKTADFKENKQMVSVREGELLVELGPVPRICSNEACAQPIPMDNVSFCPYCGSRVI, translated from the coding sequence ATGGCCAACAAATCCTTTGCAGACGTCCAGGAATTTCTCAAGGGCAAGGTGATCCTTGTCGCCAACCGTGGCATTCCCGCCCGCCGTATCTGTCGCTCCATCCGCGAACGTTTTGACGCCGTCGCGGCCATGACAGCCACCGATGTGGACAAAACTGCACCGTCAGCGTCCACTGCCCAGGAACTGATCCTGCTCGGGCCCGATCCCCGCGCGTACCTGGATATTGACCGCATCATCGACAAGGCCCGCCAGCGCGGCGTGGTCGGTATCCATCCCGGCTGGGGCTTTGCTTCCGAGGATACCCGTTTCCCCCAGCGCTGCAAGGAAGCCGGCATCACGTTCATCGGCGCTACCGCCGAGGCCATGAATCTGCTGGGCAACAAGGTGCAGGCCCGTGCCGTGGCCCGCAAGCTGGGCATCCCCGTGGTGCCGGGTTCTGACGGGGCCGTGGACATCGCCACCGCCCGTCAGCTGATCTCCGAGATCGGTCTGCCCATCATGCTCAAGGCAGAAGGCGGCGGCGGGGGGCGCGGTATCTTCGCCATCCATAATGAGGCCGAACTGGAAGACGCTTTCTTCAAGGCTTCCACCATGGCCCAGGCCTCCTTCGGTAATCCGCGCCTGTTCGTGGAAAAGTTCCTGGCCGATGTGCGCCACATCGAGATCCAGGTCATTGCCGACATGTACGGCAACGTCTTTGCCTTTGACGAACGTGACTGCACCGTGCAGCGCAACCATCAGAAGCTTGTGGAGATCACGCCCTCGCCCTGGCCGGGCATGACCCGCCAGCTGCGCGAACAGCTCAAGGACTATGCCCGCCGTCTGGTGCGCGCCGTGGGCTACCATTCCCTGGCTACGGTGGAATTCCTGGTCATGCCCGACGGCACGCCCTACATGATCGAAGTCAACACCCGCCTGCAGGTGGAGCACGGCATCACCGAATGCCGTTATGGCATCGACCTGGTGGAAGAACAGATCGCCGTGGCCTTCGGGGCGGAACTGCGCTATCGCGAAGAGAACCTGCGTCCTTCCTACTGTGCCATGCAGGTGCGCATCAACTGCGAGAACCCGCAGGACAATTTCACGCCCAATGCCGGCCTGATCACCCGTTATGTGTCGCCTGGCGGCCCCGGTGTGCGCCTGGACTCCAACATCAGCGCCGGTTATGAGTTCCCGGCCAACTACGATTCGGCCGGCTCCCTGCTCATCGCCTATGCCCATGACTGGGAAAAGACCCTGGGCATCATGGACCGCGCCCTGGGCGAGTACATCATCGGCGGCATCAAGACCACCATCCCCTTCCACCGCCAGATCCTCAAGCACCCCCTGTTCCGCAAGGGCGAGATCAATACCAACTTCGTGGCCAACCATCCCGAGCTCATGCAGTACCGGGACGTGGCCCCCGAAAGCGAGCGTCTGGCCCGTCTGGTGGCGGAGATCTCCGCCAAGGGCTACAACCCCCATGTGCAGCTGGGGGAATACCGTTCCGTCACCACGCCCCGGCTGGGTGTCTTCGACCCCGTGCTGCCGCCCATCTCCAGCCAGCTGCGCCGCCAGCCGTCCCCCTATCCCCAGGGCGACCGCCGCGCCCTGCTGGACTTCATCCGTGACAGCGGCTACGTGCATTTCACGGACACCACGCCGCGTGACTTCACCCAGTCCAACTCCGGCAACCGTTTCCGCCTGGCAGAAGACCGCCTGATCGGTCCCTATCTGGACAATGCCGGTTACTTCTCCATTGAGAACGGCGGCGGGGCCCATTTCCATGTGGCCATGCTGGCCAACATGACCTATCCCTTCACCGAGGCGAAGGAATGGAAGAGCTTTGCCCCCAAAACGCTCAAGCAGCTGCTGGTGCGTTCCACCAACGTGCTGGGCTACACGCCGCAGCCGCGCAACCTCATGCGCCTCACCGGCGAGATGATTTGCGATCATTACGAAGTGGTGCGCTGCTTCGACTTCCTGAACCATGTGGAAAACATGCGTCCCATCGCCGAAGTGGTCATGGATCGCAAGGACGTGGTCTTCCAGCCCGCCCTCTCCCTTTCGTGGGCCAAGGGCTTTGATGTCGAGCATTACCTGGGGGTGACCGAGAACATCCTGCGCATGATGGCCGACATCATGGGCGCCGATGAAAAGGCCGCTGCCCGCAGCATCATCCTCGGCCTCAAGGATATGGCCGGAGTCTGCCCGCCGCGCTTCATGACCGCGCTGGTGACGGCCCTGCGCAAACGCTGGCCCGAACTGGTGCTGCATTACCACCGCCACTGCACTGACGGCCTGTTCATCCCCTCCTGCGGGGCCGCGGCCAAGGCCGGCGCCCACATCATCGATGTGGGCCTGGGCTCTGCCGTGCGTTCCTACGGCCAGGGCGACGTGCTGGCCACGGTGGCCTACATGGAAGACGAGCTGGGCCTGAAGTGCAACCTGAACAAGGATGCCATCCGCGACGCCAACTTCGTCTGCAAGCAGATCATGCCGTACTATGACCGCTACTGCTCGCCGTACTTCAAGGGCATCGATTATGATGTGACCCGCCACGGCATGCCCGGCGGTGCCACCTCCTCCTCGCAGGAGGGCGCCATGAAGCAGGGCTACATCCACCTGCTGCCCTACATGCTCAAGTTCCTGGAAGGGACCCGCCAGATCGTCCGCTACCACGACGTGACGCCCGGTTCCCAGATCACCTGGAACACCGCCTTCCTGGCGGTCACCGGGGCCTGGAAGCGCGGCGGTGAGGAAGAGGTCCGCTTCCTGCTGGAAGTGCTCAACGAAGTCACCCGGACGCCCGAATCCGAGCTGTCCAGCGAGATGCGCAAGGCCCGCCTGAACATCTACCAGGACTGCAACGATGCCTTCCGCAAGCTGCTGCTGGGCAAGTTCGGCCGTCTGCCGCTGGGCTTCCCTGCGGACTGGGTCTACGAGAGCGCCTTTGGTTCCGAGTGGAAGAGCGCCATTGCCAACCGCACGGAGGCCTCTCCCCTGGAGAGCCTGCCGGACGTGAATCTGGCCGCCGAAGAGGCCGCCTGCACCGAACTGCTGAAGCGCAAGCCCACCAAGGAAGAGTTCGTCCTCTACCTCAACCATCCGGCCGATGCCCTCAAGACCATGCAGTTCCGCATGCAGTACGGTGATCCCAACAATCTGCCCCTGCATGTCTGGTTCGAAGGCCTCAAGCCCGGTCAGGATCTCTATTTCAATGACCGCAGCGGCAAGCCCCATCATCTGCTGCTGCTGAGCATCTCCCGTCCCAACGATGCCGGTGTCGTCATCTGCCGCTATGTACTGGACTCCGAGATCATGAGCTGCGAAGTGCAGGTCGCCCAGCCCACGGGCCAGAAGTCCAAGGGCCTGACCATGGCGGACCCTGCCAACAAGTATCATGTGGCTTCGCCCAGCAACGGCGACCTGTGGGTCATGTATGTCCACCCCGGCGACATCGTGAAGGCTGGCGAAGAACTGTTCAATGTGTCCATCATGAAGCAGGAAAAGGCCGTGCTGGCTCCTGTGGATGGTGTGGTGAAGCGCGTGCTGAAGACGGCCGACTTCAAGGAAAACAAGCAGATGGTATCTGTGCGCGAAGGCGAGCTGCTCGTCGAGCTGGGCCCCGTGCCGCGAATTTGCAGCAACGAGGCCTGCGCACAGCCTATTCCCATGGACAATGTCTCCTTCTGCCCCTACTGCGGATCCCGCGTGATCTAG
- a CDS encoding biotin--[acetyl-CoA-carboxylase] ligase — MTSSCHNGAREQRAVRPEVWRFGEVSSALDVGHTLARRGLLAPWQSVLVSSQRQGRGQLRRNWVSPAGNIYAALRLPMQEPFAGSAASTVTGAMLAATLGKLGFAVRLKWPNDLVVQDGDAPAKVAGILLEERAGVLLAGIGINVAWAPPAESLRTGAAMPAKALVPGPEKSQKIFLTAESLWYQLVNCLFCEYSTGGSLKKNWKDLAESFLLWRGSCVCLDDGDEVVEGILTGLCHDGGLCLSRNGRQEVFYSGSLRLSHHH; from the coding sequence ATGACGTCATCATGCCATAACGGGGCCCGGGAGCAAAGGGCCGTCCGCCCTGAGGTCTGGCGCTTCGGCGAGGTCTCGTCCGCTCTGGATGTGGGGCATACCCTGGCCCGGCGCGGCCTGCTGGCCCCCTGGCAGAGCGTGCTGGTCAGCAGCCAGCGGCAGGGCAGGGGGCAGCTGCGCCGGAACTGGGTCTCGCCCGCGGGCAATATCTATGCAGCGCTGCGGCTCCCCATGCAGGAACCGTTCGCCGGTTCAGCGGCATCGACCGTGACCGGCGCCATGCTGGCGGCCACCCTGGGAAAGCTGGGTTTCGCGGTACGCCTCAAATGGCCCAATGATCTTGTCGTGCAGGATGGGGATGCTCCTGCCAAGGTGGCGGGGATCCTGCTGGAGGAAAGGGCGGGCGTCCTGCTGGCCGGCATCGGTATCAATGTGGCCTGGGCTCCCCCGGCAGAGTCCCTGCGCACCGGGGCCGCCATGCCCGCGAAGGCCCTGGTTCCGGGGCCGGAAAAATCACAAAAAATATTTCTTACCGCCGAGAGCCTGTGGTATCAACTTGTAAACTGCCTGTTTTGCGAGTATAGTACCGGCGGTTCTCTAAAGAAAAACTGGAAGGATCTCGCCGAGAGCTTCCTGCTCTGGCGCGGGTCCTGTGTTTGTCTCGACGATGGCGATGAGGTCGTCGAGGGCATTCTGACAGGGCTGTGCCACGACGGAGGACTGTGCCTGTCGCGCAATGGCCGGCAGGAGGTTTTTTACAGCGGAAGCCTGCGTCTTTCGCATCATCACTAA
- a CDS encoding polynucleotide adenylyltransferase: protein MKTYLVGGAVRDILLGQAPVELDYAVDGNAAAFLAAHPDAARVGKSVRVCLWHGCEFMPLRDGSLSADLAARDLSINALALDADGHLHAHATALEDLERALLRPASPDAFRKDPLRLFRLARFACRHPGWQLHPDCLRLAAEIPESALAAIPAERVGRELLKALALPCPGRFLEVLERLHLWRPWFTELEAIARIPAGPARWHSGSVLRHTVRVMNAVAGDSLAVWMAFCHDLGKLLTPGEELPHHYGHEQRGPAVVRLLVRRLHLPARQEKAGLLACELHMKAGLYDRLRPGTRRDVLWTVATRGLAREFWKVVDADSKQEISSRALADTALLRTIGLPPQWRNRGTESARKLRELHCQALAGSRTA, encoded by the coding sequence ATGAAGACCTACCTTGTTGGCGGTGCCGTCCGCGACATCCTGCTGGGACAGGCACCGGTTGAACTGGATTATGCCGTGGACGGGAACGCGGCCGCCTTCCTGGCGGCACACCCCGATGCCGCCCGCGTGGGAAAAAGCGTCCGGGTCTGCCTGTGGCACGGCTGCGAGTTCATGCCGCTCCGGGATGGGAGCCTGAGCGCGGATCTGGCCGCCCGCGACCTGAGCATCAATGCCCTGGCCCTGGATGCCGACGGGCATCTGCATGCCCATGCCACGGCACTGGAGGATCTGGAACGCGCACTGCTGCGCCCGGCCTCGCCCGATGCGTTCCGCAAGGATCCCCTGCGACTGTTCCGGCTGGCCCGCTTCGCCTGCCGTCACCCGGGCTGGCAGCTGCACCCCGATTGCCTCCGTCTGGCGGCGGAGATCCCGGAAAGCGCCCTTGCGGCCATCCCGGCGGAGCGGGTCGGCAGGGAACTGCTCAAAGCCTTGGCCCTGCCCTGCCCCGGTCGTTTTCTGGAAGTCCTGGAGCGGCTCCACCTCTGGCGGCCGTGGTTCACGGAGCTGGAAGCCATCGCCCGCATCCCCGCGGGGCCTGCGCGCTGGCACAGCGGTTCCGTCCTCCGGCATACCGTCCGGGTCATGAACGCCGTGGCGGGAGACAGCCTGGCCGTCTGGATGGCCTTCTGCCACGATCTGGGAAAACTGCTGACTCCCGGGGAAGAACTGCCGCACCATTACGGCCATGAACAGCGGGGACCGGCAGTGGTGCGTCTGCTGGTCAGGCGTCTGCACCTGCCCGCCCGGCAGGAAAAGGCCGGACTGCTGGCCTGCGAACTGCACATGAAGGCCGGACTGTATGACCGCCTGCGCCCCGGCACGCGCCGGGACGTGCTCTGGACAGTGGCCACTCGCGGTCTGGCAAGGGAATTCTGGAAAGTGGTGGACGCCGACAGCAAACAGGAGATCAGCAGCCGGGCACTGGCGGATACGGCCCTGCTCCGCACCATAGGACTGCCCCCTCAATGGAGGAACAGAGGAACGGAATCCGCCCGCAAATTGCGGGAACTGCACTGCCAGGCCCTGGCCGGCAGCAGGACGGCCTAG
- the ybeY gene encoding rRNA maturation RNase YbeY yields MMAVRVIDHCPAGAWLLPVPPRQIAGILDALTSAAREAGCPLGPVEVHLVDDACIARANQRYMGCTGPTNVLSFPGDESLPGVMLLSLDTLNRECLLYGQDPAEHLLRLLAHSVGHLAGYDHGEEMDALCDWCRSRAGAAVWN; encoded by the coding sequence ATGATGGCTGTCCGGGTCATCGATCATTGTCCGGCGGGGGCCTGGCTGCTGCCCGTGCCCCCGCGCCAGATAGCCGGGATACTGGATGCCCTGACCTCCGCAGCGCGGGAGGCCGGCTGTCCGCTGGGCCCTGTGGAGGTCCATCTGGTGGATGATGCGTGCATCGCCCGGGCCAATCAGCGCTATATGGGCTGCACAGGCCCGACCAATGTACTGTCGTTCCCCGGTGACGAGAGCCTGCCGGGGGTGATGCTCCTTTCACTGGATACGTTGAACAGGGAATGCCTGCTGTACGGCCAGGATCCGGCAGAGCATCTGCTGCGCCTGCTGGCGCATTCCGTGGGGCATCTGGCCGGCTATGACCACGGCGAGGAGATGGATGCCCTGTGTGACTGGTGCCGGAGCAGGGCCGGGGCGGCGGTCTGGAACTAG